GTCTGTTCGTCCTCATCCTCTACAAGGAATTAAAACTGGCAACCTTTGACAGCGCGTTGGCGGCGGCATTAGGCTTTCGCCCCGGCACCTTGACCCTCACCCTGATGGGCTTGGTCAGCCTGACGGCGGTCACCGCCTTCAATGCGGTGGGGGCGGTGTTGGTGGTCGCCTTTTTCATCCTCCCTGCTGCCGCCACATACCTTTTGACGGATCGTTTATGGCGGATGGTTGTGTTCGCCCCGCTGTTTGGCATTGTCGGCGTTGTCCTCGGTTACGAGGCGGCGCGGGCGCTGAATCTCTCCATCTCCGCTTCGATGGTCGTCGCCCAATTTGCCCTGTTCCTTGTTGTGTGGTTCGTCTCGCCCCGCTATGGACTCATTGCCGAACGCCTCCGGCGGGAGGCGCGGCGACGTGGTATTAAGGCGCGGTTGGCGGCACGAGCAGCGGCGTCAGGGGAGTCAGTGGGGTGAGTGGTTCGCCGCCTGGGAGGGCGTAGCGGTAGACGACATTCGCCGCGCCCACAACGGCAATCTCATCGCCATCAGGACGGATTGCTGCCAGACGGGGAAGATCGCCATCGGGAAGGGCAATGGTGAGGTCGAATTCTGCCTCCCGCCCATCCCAAACCACAACGAGTCCGCTTTCGTCCATGCTGATTGCCTCGCCATCCTTAAAACCGACGGCGAGGATGCGCCGCGTGTGCTTGCGCAGAGAGCCTTCTGGGGCGCCGTTTGCCTGATAGGTGCGCACGATGCCATCGGCGCTCCCCGTGATGTACCGCTCGCCGTCTGTCTGCCACGCACCAGCATAGACACGAGCGATGTTTGTTTGCGGATTTGTATACCCTTCCCCTGTTGCCCCATTCCAGAGCAGGGCGCGGTTATCGGCGGCAATGGTCAGAATACGATCCCCGCCGGGCTGCCAAAACGCCCCCAACCCCCGCGCCTGATGCTTAAAATTATCGGCGAGGAGGTTTCCCGTAAGGGCATCATAGAGGCGCATCCGCCAATCATCGCCAATGGTTGCCACACGGTTCGCCCCGCCCCACGCCGCACCATTCACCGCCCCCACAGCCCCCCGCAAAACAAGAAGGCGAGTCTGGGTTGGAATATCCCACAGGCTGATGATCCCATCGTAACGGGCGAGGGCGATCCCCGTCCCCCCAAGCTGCCAGCCAATGGCGCTGATACCCCCCACATCAAGGATCGTTTCGTGGAGGGTGATCGGCGTGTTCAGATTCTCTCGATCATAGAGAACCGCCTCGTGAATCGTCCCTACGGCAAGATGCGTCCCATCGGGAGACCAAGCAAGGGAACGAATTTGGTTGGGGGGAATTTGCGCCCTTACCGGTGCAACGATCAGCACATTGATGACTGTGAGGGCAAGGGCGAATGTCAAACGAAGCAGTGGCATGGCTCTCTCTAGGTTCTGTTGACAGTGAGCGCCCGCCGCTAAAGCAGCGGGCTGAAAGTAGCCACCCCTTCGGGGCTTGGAAACCCTACCCCCCACCCCGTAAACAGAGAGGGAATCTCTCCCCCTTTCCCCGTAGGCAGGGAAAGGGGGTAGGGGGAATAGGGTGGCGCTACCCTCTTACCTTCCTTATCTTACATCCTGAAGGTCTTTCTCGCTTGTAATTGGGCGTTGATCACGAAAGGCATTCTATGAATCCCTATCCCTCCTAGCTCCTCACCGTTAACGGCGAGGGGAAACGCCTTTACCCCCTTTCCCCGCACACAGAGAAAGGGGATGAGTTTTTTGAAACAGGTTCTAAACTTCTTATGAAGGTCTCTTGCTTTTCTTTCCTTTGTGGGGTTAGCCTATCACGTCGCTTGGTTGTATTTGTGTGAAAGACCCCTACATGTGGCACATGGGATAGACTGTGAGCGCTCGTTTTTCTGATCGGTTTGATGTGGACTCTTTTGACCGCCTTACGGTGCGTCTTTCTTGCCGATAGCAAGCGGGCAATTCTCACCCGCCGCCCGCCTCCGCCGCCCGCCAGCGAAACGCCGATGATCACGGGGTTGTTGTCTATGAATTGGACTTGGAAAAACGGCAAGGTCGCCCGTTGATTGATGATCCCCTCTACAACAACCGCCTTGTCCGCCTTAGCCCACTAGGGGATCAGCTTGTGTTGCAGCGGAACGCGCTGCGGCGGGCGGGCAAGTTGAGGCTACTTGCCGAGGCGGGAACGCAGCCGAAATGAATACCGTAGGGAGTAAAAGGCATACCTCATGGACATTGCCACCCAACTTCAGTTATTTACGACGCGCTTCCTCGGCATTTTTATCGAGGCGGTGTCGTTTTTGCTGCTTGGCACGCTTGTTTCGGGGCTGATCGAGGTCTTTGTCCGCCAAGAGGATATGCTCCGTCTGCTGCCGCGCCGCCGCCTTCCAGCAATCTTGACCGGGGCGTGTTTGGGGTTTCTGTTTCCGGTGTGCGAGTGCGGCGTTGTTCCCGTTGCGCGGCGGCTTTACCAAAAAGGGCTGCCGCCCGCTGTGGGAATCACGTTTCTGCTTGCCGCACCGGTGATGAACCCGATTGTCCTCGCCAGCACGTTCAGCGCCTTTGGATGGGGAACGGTGCTTGTCGGGCGCTATGTGATCACGATGCTCATTGCCGTGAGTGTGGGCTTGCTGTTCAGCCTGCAAAGCAAGCCGCAGCGGATGCTTGCCCCCCAAGCCTATGCCACCTTAGCACGCGGCGGCGGGGGCGATCCGGCGGACGCGCCGACAAGCAGCCGCGAGTCACTTCTCGCGGCTTTGCTGCGGGCGTTACGCTTGGCGGGGGACGAGTTTTTCGATGTGGGGCGCTATTTGGTCATTGGCTGCGCCCTTGCTGCGGGGATGCAAATCTTCATCCCCCAAGAGACGCTGCGGACGATCAGCGCCGATCCGGTGGTCTCGGTGTTTGTCATGGCGCTACTGGCGTTTGTTCTTTCGGTGTGCAGCACAACAGATGCGATTATCGCGCTGAGTTTTGCCAACCCCGCGACAGGTTTCACGACGGGATCGATCCTAACCTTTTTGACCTTTGGTCCGATGGTAGACATCAAAAGTTTGCTGATGTACCTGAGCGTCTATAGGCGGCGGACGGTCATTTACATGGCGATGTTACCCCTTTTGATCGCCGTGTTCATCGGGATTTGGCTCAATTTGAATGTGCGGTTTTGAAGGGTAGAGGAGGAGGAATGGACTCTGTGGGAAGCACAGCCTCCCACCCACCCTTGTTTGAAAGGCATAGTTTGTGGTGGTACTTAAGCACCGCCACAGTGAACAGGCGGTATAGCGCATGATCCCGCCGCTAAAAGGCTTGCCCGGTAATAGTCCATCAGGAAGGTAACCACAGAAAGAGACAACCCTCATCCCCCTGCCCCCTTCTCCCTGTGGGAGAAGGGGGCATCACGTTTTCGAGAGGGCTTCCCCCTCACCTGCAAAATATCTCCCCTTTCCCTGTCTACGGGGAAAGACGACTGCTGCGCAGTAACCGGGGGATAGGGATTCTTTAGAAATTTTCTTGACGGACTACTAGATTGTGTTGACAGGGTAATTCCCGTAGGGACGCAAGGCATTGCGCCCATTGCCATCCGTGAGCGCCCGCCGCTAAAGCAGCGGGCTGAAAGCAGCCACCCCTTCGGGGCTTGAAAGGCAAGTTTGCACAGGTTGTGCGACCTTCTTCACCACAAACGGCTTTTGTGATGGTACTTAGATTAGACAGGAAAACGCCCTGCCCCTATTCTTTTTGCCGTCCCTTGCTATAGTCTATAGGGCTATAGACGTTTACAAAGATACCTAAAGGCAATGGCAGATCAACCAAACCCCGAATCGTCCCCATCGGGTAATCTTCAAGGCGTTTATGTGGATCGCCTTTTCACCGTGCGGGTGACGGTGGCAAGCCTCATTGTCGGCATCTTCGGTGCGGCGTTGGCGGCATGGGTGCTGCTCAGTTTTCTGCGTCCGGGGGAGGCAGACCCCAACCAGCCAGGCACGCCAGCATGGTCGGTAACACAGATTGTCTTGCCCCTGACGTTTATTGTCAGCGGGGGAATTCTGTTTTGGGCAGTGTTCAACCTCCCCGTGCGCATCGCCAAACGGCGAGGTGTGGTGCTTGACCCCGATATTTTCCCATGGACGGGGGCGGTTTTGGTTGGGGTTATTGTGGCGATTGGTTTTGTGATTGGGATGCTCACCGGAAGGATTTGAGAGGTGATCTCAGGACGGGCAACGACAGAAGGAACGCGGCGTTTCGCGGACCGACAAGGGGCGGCACGGGCAAGTAACTATCGCCAAGCCGTCGATGGCTTATGGCTTTCTTCGCTTGGCGTGGGGACATATCTGGGCGACCCTGATAACCTCACGGATGCGCACTATACAAGGGCATTTCAAGAAGCCTTAGAACGCGGGGGGAATGTCTTTGATACGGCGATCAATTACCGCTTTCAGCGCAGTGAGCGGGCGCTTGGGCTGTGGCTGGCGGAGGCGATCAGCATCGGAGAAATTCGCCGTGATGAGATAGTCATTGGCACGAAGGGGGGGTTTGTCCCTTACGACACAGAGATGCCCGCCGATCCACGCCGGTGGGTGGCAGAGCGATTTTTGGATACGAAACTGGCAAAACCACACGAATTTGCCGCCCGCTACCAACACTGCCTTGCGCCCGCTTATCTGGAAATGATGCTGACGTGGAGTCGTCGCAACTTGGGGCTGGAAACGATTGATATCTACTACATCCATAACCCCGAAACGCAGTCGATTGCGCTGAGTCAGGAAACCTTTGAGGCGCGGCTGCTGGATGCCTTTGAGACGCTGGAACTGGCGG
This genomic interval from Anaerolineales bacterium contains the following:
- a CDS encoding permease, whose translation is MDIATQLQLFTTRFLGIFIEAVSFLLLGTLVSGLIEVFVRQEDMLRLLPRRRLPAILTGACLGFLFPVCECGVVPVARRLYQKGLPPAVGITFLLAAPVMNPIVLASTFSAFGWGTVLVGRYVITMLIAVSVGLLFSLQSKPQRMLAPQAYATLARGGGGDPADAPTSSRESLLAALLRALRLAGDEFFDVGRYLVIGCALAAGMQIFIPQETLRTISADPVVSVFVMALLAFVLSVCSTTDAIIALSFANPATGFTTGSILTFLTFGPMVDIKSLLMYLSVYRRRTVIYMAMLPLLIAVFIGIWLNLNVRF
- a CDS encoding aldo/keto reductase, yielding MISGRATTEGTRRFADRQGAARASNYRQAVDGLWLSSLGVGTYLGDPDNLTDAHYTRAFQEALERGGNVFDTAINYRFQRSERALGLWLAEAISIGEIRRDEIVIGTKGGFVPYDTEMPADPRRWVAERFLDTKLAKPHEFAARYQHCLAPAYLEMMLTWSRRNLGLETIDIYYIHNPETQSIALSQETFEARLLDAFETLELAVERGDIGSYGLATWTAFRALPNDPAYLSLTALVSLATQVAGQNHNLRYLQLPYNLFMTEAFAFENQQVGERFMSAIDAANDLGLTVVCSASLMQGRLALPMMPELVDHLPGLATDAQRAIQFVRSSPGVTTALIGMKSDVHVRENLALTEIPLVDGEIIRGLYGRE